The nucleotide window AACGCCGGGTTTCTCTACCTGATGCAGAAGCTGCAACAGGAGCGGCTGGTGGTGGCCTTGGGCTCCCAAGCCGCGGCCGAGCGCGTGCTGGACTGGACCATCGACTACACGCGCCAGCGCAACGCTTTTGGCAGGCCGCTGAGCAAGTTCCAAAACACGCAGTTCAAGCTGGTCGAGTGCGCGACCCAGGTGCAGATCGGCCGCACGTTTATCGACCGGCTGATCCTCGAGCACATGGCGGGCAAGCAGATCATCACCCAGACCTGCATGGCCAAGTACTGGAACTGCGAGATGTTCCAACGCGTGACCGACGTCTGTTTGCAACTCCACGGCGGCTACGGCTACATGACCGAATACCCGGTCTCCAAGGCGTTCATCGACGGCCGGATTCAGACGATCTACGCCGGAACCACCGAAATCATGAAGCTGATCGTGGCCAAGCAAATGGGATTTTAAAATCGATTAGGGACAGACCGGCTTAGTCGTTGATGATCCGTTCGCGGTCCGCTTTTCTCAGCGAGCGAAACACTAGGTCGTAGGAGTGGTCGATCATCTCGCGCAGCTCTTTGCGCGGGATCGAGCCGTCGAGGATCACGCTGTTCCAGTGGCGCTTGTTCATGTGATAGCCGGGGATTACCGATTCGTAGCGCGCGCGCAGCAGCTCGGCCAGGTCCGGGTCGCACTTGAGGTTGACGCGCAGCGGGTCGCCCTCCAGGCCCACCAAACCGTACATCTTATTACCGACCTTAAGCACCAGGGTTGTCTCGTCAAACGGAAACGTCTCTTCGGACCCGGCTTTGGCCGCGAAGTATTTACGTAGGGCGTCAAGCTTCATCCGCTAGTGTTCTCCAAAACTGTTTTCAACTGGATGATAAAGTAGGCGCTTGGGGCAAACAAACGGCCCGCCGGAAGCTTTCCCCCGGCGAGCCCGATGATTCACCCGCAGGGTCAGCGGTTATTGCCTCTTCCCGTGCAGCCCTGGGAATTACCAGGGCCTTGGCCCATGCCGTTGTGCAAGGCCATGCCCGAGCCGTGGCCCAGGCCCAAGCCGCGCATGCCGTGCTCGCCGTAGTACTCGCGTTGCTCCGGCGTCAGTACGTTGTCGATCTCAGCGCGCACTTGATATTGGAGCATCATCTTCTGCTCGTTGACCATGCTGCGTTCGGACCTGAAGCGCTCGATCCTGGCCATGTCCGCTGATTGCTTGGCCAGCTCGTTGTCGATCGCCACGTTCAGGTCGCGCACCTGGTTGCCAAGCGCGGTGAACTGCAGCGAGTGACTCTGGTAGATCGCCTCGATTTGTTGTTGTTGCTCGGCGCTCAGTTGCAGCTCATCGGGGACCATATTTGAACCGTGGCCTTGGCCGCGGGCCAGGGCGACGCCGCTGATCAACATCACGCTCAGGGCCGCGATCGCTACTAGCAATGTGTTGCGTCTCATCGTTTATCTCCTTGAGGACGGAAGTCGTTTTTAATCATGTCTCGATGATGCGCCAACGGCGGTTGGCGAGGTATGAGCTGAATCAGCAGCCGGTTGTTAAATTTTGGCGTGACGCAGGCGCAGGCTGTTGGTCACAACCGAGATCGAGCTCAGGGCCATGGCGGCCGCGGCGAACATCGGCCGCAGCGTAATCCCCAGCAGCGGGAAGAGCGCGCCGGCGGCAATCGGAATGCCGATGATGTTGTAGGCAAAGGCCCAAAACAGGTTTTGCTTGATGGTGCGCACGGTGCGGCGCGAGAGTTTAATTGCGCGCAGCACGCCGCCAAGCGATCCGGAGATCAGGGTGATCTGCGCGGTTTGCATCGCCACGTCCGTGCCCGTGCCGATGGCGATCCCCAGGTCGGCCGTGGCCAGGGCCGGCGCGTCGTTAATGCCGTCGCCCACCATCGCCACCACGTGCCCCTGCTGTCGAATACGTTGCACCGCGTCGGCCTTTTGCTCGGGACGCACGTCGGCCAACACTTGCTCGATCCCCAGTCGATCGGCCACCACGCGCGCCGCATGCTGGTTGTCGCCGCTGATCATGTAGACCTCGAGCCCGATCTTGCGCAGTCCGATGATCGCTTGGGTCGCGTCGGGCTTGAGCGGATCGGCCGCGGCGATCAGCCCGGCGAGCTGCTTGTCCAGCGCCAAATAGACCAGGCTGTTGCCCGCGGCCGTCAGCTCGCGGGCCTGCGGTTCGAGCAGCGATGTATCGATCCCGCGCTGCTTCAACAGCTCGCGGTTGCCCAGCAGCGCGTGCGTGCCGCGCACCTGAGCCTCGATTCCCAGGCCGGGCAGAGTTTTAAATTGCGAGGCGGGCGGAACCTCGATGTTCCGCTGCGCCGCCCGTTCGCGGATCGA belongs to Candidatus Alcyoniella australis and includes:
- a CDS encoding MmcQ/YjbR family DNA-binding protein, which encodes MKLDALRKYFAAKAGSEETFPFDETTLVLKVGNKMYGLVGLEGDPLRVNLKCDPDLAELLRARYESVIPGYHMNKRHWNSVILDGSIPRKELREMIDHSYDLVFRSLRKADRERIIND
- a CDS encoding acyl-CoA dehydrogenase family protein codes for the protein DRSGFVKGKKLRKIGMHSQDTAEHFFEDCRIPLDNILGDENAGFLYLMQKLQQERLVVALGSQAAAERVLDWTIDYTRQRNAFGRPLSKFQNTQFKLVECATQVQIGRTFIDRLILEHMAGKQIITQTCMAKYWNCEMFQRVTDVCLQLHGGYGYMTEYPVSKAFIDGRIQTIYAGTTEIMKLIVAKQMGF
- a CDS encoding periplasmic heavy metal sensor, yielding MRRNTLLVAIAALSVMLISGVALARGQGHGSNMVPDELQLSAEQQQQIEAIYQSHSLQFTALGNQVRDLNVAIDNELAKQSADMARIERFRSERSMVNEQKMMLQYQVRAEIDNVLTPEQREYYGEHGMRGLGLGHGSGMALHNGMGQGPGNSQGCTGRGNNR